The following are from one region of the Paenibacillus sp. KS-LC4 genome:
- a CDS encoding helix-turn-helix domain-containing protein: MSDEGNKPQLRHAIFYRLTAIQHMNVKDGQEQLLLTVNEHIILIVTGGTGTLSVNGERHTLELGACFIFGPGTRLELTACGYEDEEAGLSFYSVAFDGIGAEPKLVSFPCLGEVSCKPFSHCISELQALYDKREAEDELEAFRQDIRFQQLLLFIMQQNLPQRTESSMRRAIELSIAHIQQNYREELTVDKLADHAGMVRWRYSRLFKELTGEIPLHYLNGVRVERAKKLLASTDDRLFNIAQSVGYSNEYYFSRRFKQSVGLTPGQYRRHQHEDIRVFAPFIEDYLLALGIKPIMQFSHDHWGRQEYLGLDDVPEFNVVTDNEATLSSFAPEFILMDTGIERWGMGKLASLAPSIQLSYRGEEWRKTLHNIADLLGKTREVSPVIADYERKAAAAKAKLLRVAKRQTVACLRLSANSVLLYGGPDHGYTGSVLYRDLGLTQHSFVEKLAKGLRFIELSMEELALLDADHLFITIDKIAGEQIELLQSPLWRSLPAVRNGSVYEVDFLSWMNYGVLSHHRKIDDVLRVLC, translated from the coding sequence GTGAGCGACGAGGGGAATAAGCCGCAGCTGCGCCATGCGATTTTTTATAGGCTGACTGCGATACAACATATGAATGTCAAGGATGGACAGGAGCAGCTGCTGCTCACCGTTAATGAACATATTATCCTGATAGTGACGGGCGGAACGGGAACGCTGAGCGTAAATGGCGAGCGGCATACTCTGGAGCTTGGAGCCTGTTTTATTTTTGGCCCGGGTACAAGGCTGGAATTGACAGCCTGCGGATACGAGGACGAAGAAGCAGGACTGTCGTTCTACTCTGTCGCCTTTGATGGAATCGGTGCGGAGCCGAAGTTGGTTTCCTTTCCTTGTCTGGGCGAGGTTTCCTGCAAGCCTTTCTCTCATTGCATAAGTGAGCTGCAAGCGCTCTATGATAAGCGGGAAGCGGAGGATGAGCTGGAGGCTTTCCGTCAAGACATCAGGTTTCAACAGCTTCTATTGTTCATCATGCAGCAAAACCTGCCTCAGCGCACAGAAAGCAGCATGAGGCGGGCAATCGAATTGTCCATTGCGCACATCCAGCAAAATTACCGGGAAGAGCTGACGGTAGACAAGCTTGCCGACCATGCGGGCATGGTGCGCTGGCGCTATTCCCGTCTATTCAAGGAGCTGACAGGAGAAATTCCGCTGCATTATCTGAATGGCGTACGTGTGGAGCGGGCGAAGAAGCTGCTGGCAAGCACGGATGATCGGCTGTTCAACATCGCGCAAAGCGTAGGCTACAGTAATGAATATTATTTTAGCCGTCGCTTCAAGCAGTCCGTCGGCCTTACACCGGGTCAATATCGCCGCCATCAACATGAAGATATTCGGGTTTTCGCACCTTTCATCGAGGATTATTTGCTGGCGCTTGGCATCAAGCCCATTATGCAATTCAGCCACGATCATTGGGGACGGCAGGAATATCTTGGTCTCGATGATGTGCCTGAATTTAATGTGGTTACCGATAATGAAGCGACCCTATCTAGCTTTGCACCGGAATTTATTTTGATGGATACGGGCATTGAGCGCTGGGGCATGGGCAAGCTCGCGAGTCTTGCACCTAGCATCCAGCTTTCCTATAGAGGCGAGGAATGGCGTAAAACGCTGCACAACATTGCAGATTTACTAGGTAAGACTAGGGAAGTAAGCCCCGTTATTGCTGACTATGAACGTAAAGCGGCTGCCGCAAAGGCAAAGCTGCTGCGAGTGGCGAAGCGACAGACGGTCGCCTGCTTGCGCTTGTCCGCAAACTCGGTGTTATTATATGGCGGGCCGGACCATGGCTACACTGGCTCTGTGCTGTATCGCGATTTAGGTCTCACCCAGCATTCGTTTGTAGAAAAGCTGGCTAAAGGTCTGCGGTTTATCGAGCTGTCAATGGAGGAACTGGCGCTGCTTGACGCCGATCATCTGTTTATTACCATTGATAAGATTGCAGGTGAGCAGATTGAGCTGTTGCAATCGCCGCTCTGGCGGTCGCTGCCCGCTGTGCGAAATGGCAGCGTGTATGAGGTCGATTTTTTGTCGTGGATGAATTATGGCGTGCTGTCCCATCATAGAAAAATCGACGATGTGCTGCGCGTATTGTGTTAA
- a CDS encoding ABC transporter substrate-binding protein: MMQWGKKTLKVKMTALTLLALAVIIALAGCGSQGEPAVNTEASDAAATVSPSPAEADEPAIAEQEAETRVLQDEFGEVTVPAHPKRVAAIYMEDYLTALGVTPVVQWYHPLWGTQEYLKLDLPTFDITGNIEALLAYEPDLIILDGWADKTKYDMFSKVAPTYRLPESILQDSKAILQTVADVLNMKEQSEGVLSDYEQKIADAKDKLAKTLGEETVAVVRLNVDDQTLSLFGINNRYTGFIFSDLGLNPDKWSKEMTDFHQVLAEESIPDIDADHIIIFPSNGAWDSPENAEALKLLEGKMWKAVSAVKAGNVHRVERSHWQSGAVTANSMKIDDIMKMFF; this comes from the coding sequence ATGATGCAATGGGGAAAAAAAACGCTCAAAGTAAAAATGACGGCACTTACGCTGCTGGCGTTAGCCGTTATCATAGCGCTTGCGGGTTGCGGCTCGCAAGGCGAGCCAGCTGTTAATACGGAGGCTAGCGATGCGGCGGCGACTGTAAGCCCGTCTCCTGCTGAAGCGGATGAGCCGGCAATTGCAGAACAGGAAGCGGAAACACGAGTGCTGCAGGACGAATTTGGCGAGGTAACGGTTCCGGCGCATCCTAAGCGCGTGGCGGCGATTTATATGGAGGATTATTTGACAGCCCTTGGCGTAACGCCAGTCGTACAATGGTATCACCCTCTCTGGGGCACGCAGGAATATTTGAAGCTGGATTTGCCGACATTTGATATTACGGGAAATATTGAGGCGCTGCTCGCTTATGAACCGGATCTTATTATTTTGGATGGCTGGGCGGACAAAACCAAATATGACATGTTTTCTAAAGTAGCGCCTACCTATCGCTTGCCGGAAAGCATTTTGCAGGACTCAAAAGCGATATTGCAGACAGTTGCCGATGTATTGAATATGAAGGAGCAGAGTGAAGGCGTGCTGAGTGACTACGAGCAGAAAATTGCCGATGCCAAGGACAAGCTTGCTAAAACGCTCGGCGAAGAGACGGTAGCGGTTGTGCGCTTGAATGTCGATGACCAGACGCTGTCGCTGTTCGGAATCAACAATCGGTATACCGGCTTTATTTTCTCCGATCTGGGCTTGAATCCAGATAAATGGTCGAAGGAGATGACGGATTTCCATCAGGTGCTTGCGGAAGAAAGCATTCCAGACATTGATGCCGACCACATCATTATTTTCCCATCCAACGGCGCTTGGGACTCGCCAGAAAATGCTGAGGCGCTTAAGCTGCTGGAAGGGAAAATGTGGAAGGCTGTTTCCGCAGTGAAGGCTGGGAATGTACACCGTGTAGAAAGATCACACTGGCAATCCGGAGCGGTTACAGCTAACTCGATGAAAATTGATGATATTATGAAAATGTTCTTCTAA